In a genomic window of Trichoderma atroviride chromosome 4, complete sequence:
- a CDS encoding uncharacterized protein (EggNog:ENOG41), translated as MTMEDSKTIRKSCDFCYRRKIKCDRRKPCCSHCITYNIDCTFTAPSRKARPKKRRNCSNIEGANNIQGHMRQLEAMMQQLTDDLEVAEEGTGVQALPQSERGTETTTTTLSAIIPSANGNNSTKSMALPPREHVLPIIQIYLKDFNAVLPLFDAKALLQLVHNCYNVGPLQRDPAAWAAINVVLALAQRHTPVNSHNVPSSAECINRAESVLSTVMLGDIQLLNVQVLVGMVMLLQASHDLQPSLILIATVMRLAHAIGLHDRTYSAHLDIVQARQRAHVFWLAYILDKDLSLRTKQPSIQIDDDINLELPSPTAIEHQIGDWSGANDSGIESGIITTADGTAKMNYFVTRIQLAVIEGGVYDYLYSTRSQKRSPNERSHALRSVACALQQWKASIPSEFSASAGIMRVPSGMLQFLGALHSTTLACTTIINQAHAWDAEWVASLRRYGRQGIVPRLPPQWEAVVDEARDLLVLLGVLGVTDCWNFWTTGCTYMTAMVILTANSMHKPQHNNLALDSQLIEVGLQTVDQMVQETGNEMLKSFRATCAELHQHTQRRCVEAAIRANTVEYSSSFLATQNESEGSGHI; from the exons ATGACAATGGAGGATTCAAAGACTATTAGAAAG TCCTGTGACTTCTGTTACCGGCGCAAGATCAAGTGCGATAGGCGGAAGCCTTGCTGCTCACATTGCATCACGTACAATATAGATTGTACTTTTACAGCACCCAGCCGCAAGGCTAGGCCGAAGAAACGACGGAATTGTTCAAACATCGAGGGTGCCAACAATATACAAGGTCATATGCGACAACTGGAAGCTatgatgcagcagctcacTGACGATTTAGAAGTTGCTGAGGAGGGGACTGGTGTTCAGGCTCTACCTCAATCCGAGCGGGGGACTGAGACCACCACAACAACGCTGTCAGCGATAATACCAAGCGCAAACGGCAACAATTCTACAAAATCGATGGCTCTTCCCCCTCGAGAACACGTTTTACCTATCATACAAATCTACCTCAAGGATTTCAATGCAGTATTACCCCTATTTGATGCCAAAGCTCTTCTGCAATTGGTCCATAATTGTTATAATGTTGGACCCCTACAACGAGATCCGGCGGCATGGGCTGCCATAAACGTTGTTTTAGCTCTCGCACAACGGCACACTCCTGTGAACAGTCATAATGTTCCCTCCTCGGCTGAGTGTATCAATAGAGCAGAATCTGTACTCTCGACAGTTATGCTGGGCGatatccagctgctcaacGTCCAGGTCTTGGTCGGCATGGTGATGCTACTCCAGGCCTCGCACGATCTCCAGCCTTCGCTGATCTTGATTGCCACAGTGATGCGTCTAGCGCATGCGATCGGTTTACATGATCGTACCTACTCGGCGCATTTGGATATTGTCCAGGCAAGACAGCGCGCTCATGTGTTCTGGCTGGCGTATATTCTCGACAAAGACCTTAGCTTGCGGACGAAACAGCCATCGATCCAGATTGATGATGACATAAATCTTGAACTACCCTCGCCAACAGCTATTGAACATCAGATTGGAGACTGGAGTGGTGCTAACGATTCCGGCATCGAGTCGGgtatcatcaccaccgcTGACGGAACCGCCAAGATGAATTACTTTGTAACTCGCATCCAGCTGGCCGTAATTGAAGGCGGCGTATATGATTATTTGTATTCCACGCGCTCTCAAAAACGTAGTCCAAACGAGCGGTCCCATGCGCTGCGGAGCGTAGCTTGTGCCCTTCAGCAGTGGAAAGCTTCCATTCCGTCGGAATTCAGCGCCTCTGCGGGAATAATGAGAGTGCCTTCGGGTATGCTACAATTCCTCGGAGCATTGCACTCCACTACTCTAGCTTGTACAACGATCATAAACCAAGCCCATGCATGGGATGCCGAGTGGGTGGCCAGTTTACGCAGGTATGGTAGACAAGGTATAGTACCACGGCTGCCACCACAATGGGAGGCAGTGGTAGATGAGGCGCGTGATTTGCTAGTCCTTCTTGGAGTATTGGGTGTGACGGACTGCTGGAACTTCTG GACAACAGGGTGCACTTATATGACAGCTATGGTGATCTTAACAGCCAATAGCATGCATAAGCCGCAACACAATAACCTAGCATTAGATAGCCAACTCATTGAAGTTGGTTTGCAAACAGTTGATCAGATGGTGCAGGAGACAGGGAATGAAATGTTAAAGTCCTTTCGGGCTACTTGTGCTGAGCTGCATCAGCACACTCAACGACGATGCGTCGAGGCAGCCATAAGAGCGAACACCGTCGAATATTCATCGTCATTTCTTGCCACACAAAACGAATCAGAGGGAAGTGGCCATATTTAG
- a CDS encoding uncharacterized protein (antiSMASH:Cluster_4.7~TransMembrane:3 (o6-25i32-53o65-88i)~EggNog:ENOG41), translating into MRFLIGAAEAFVQGGAFYLSFWYEYHELATRAAIFFSTSTLAGAFNGLLSYGISKNLDGVNGWRAWKWIFLIEGVLPIGFAFIVLAFLPASPSEVRYGFSEAEKDELVKRTLTDLLKPESIPEN; encoded by the exons ATGCGATTTCTCATTGGTGCCGCCGAGGCCTTCGTTCAAGGCGGCGCATTCT atctttctttttggtatGAATATCACGAGCTCGCGACTCGAgctgccattttcttctcgaCGTCAACTCTCGCCGGTGCCTTCAATGGGCTGCTATCATACGGGATTAGCAAAAACTTGGATGGCGTAAACGGTTGGAGAGCTTGGAAGTGGATCTTTTTGATCGAAGGTGTCTTACCCATTGGATTTGCCTTCATTGTTTTGGCCTTCCTCCCAGCCTCACCCTCAGAAGTCCGCTACGGCTTCTctgaagcagagaaagatGAACTGGTAAAGAGAA CTCTCACCGACCTTTTGAAGCCAGAAAGTATTCCAGAAAACTGA
- a CDS encoding uncharacterized protein (antiSMASH:Cluster_4.7~SECRETED:SignalP(1-19)): MWSSSVIAIAISFATSVVATGGFQVNAYANGCGNGYVGSIDLDDWNIWTPCTSWNVPNAWYLNVADNWSGSNVCCQSYADAACSRPVSDPFDGSGGCAYTSGNGVPYIQCHVCG; the protein is encoded by the coding sequence ATGTGGTCATCTTCTGTTATTGCTATTGCAATCTCCTTTGCAACCTCAGTTGTTGCTACTGGCGGGTTCCAAGTTAATGCTTATGCAAATGGCTGTGGCAATGGATACGTTGGCTCAATCGACCTTGACGATTGGAACATTTGGACACCTTGCACATCTTGGAATGTACCGAATGCATGGTATTTGAATGTTGCAGACAATTGGAGTGGAAGTAACGTTTGCTGCCAATCTTATGCAGATGCTGCCTGCAGCCGTCCAGTTAGCGACCCATTTGATGGCTCTGGAGGATGCGCTTATACCAGCGGCAATGGAGTGCCTTACATCCAGTGCCACGTTTGCGGTTGA
- a CDS encoding uncharacterized protein (antiSMASH:Cluster_4.7~EggNog:ENOG41) — protein sequence MEKLLSTAQIPPEFWKPTYMTGKIPRKALISEPRVSYSLYIPPEHYKGTLRGQANGASQASSPKLPLLVFIHGTLRDDSYAERGLIPFAESTPCAIMAPLFPAGLDSPTDLDSYKLLRSPTLRSDLAFLDMLNEVAHRWPGIDTSKIFLMGYSGGAQFAHRFLYLYPERLAAVSIGAPGTVTMLDHSASWPTGIADAEELFGIRVDKNLIKQVKIQLVVGDADVEVHGGAEFWTWLQKFKAAAGTDLLSSAQPEAALNKFPNKDIVQNRLGTLKKLQALWREDGIDAQLDIVEGAKHESLKCQPYSLNFLQLLIRER from the coding sequence ATGGAGAAACTTCTCAGCACTGCCCAAATACCTCCAGAGTTTTGGAAACCCACATACATGACAGGGAAAATTCCTCGAAAAGCTCTTATATCGGAACCTCGAGTGTCTTACAGCCTTTATATTCCGCCAGAGCATTACAAAGGTACCTTGCGCGGTCAAGCAAACGGCGCGTCACAAGCCTCATCGCCCAAGCTCCCCTTACTAGTCTTTATTCATGGCACTCTGCGTGATGATTCTTATGCCGAACGAGGTCTTATCCCATTCGCTGAGTCCACGCCTTGTGCCATTATGGCACCGCTCTTCCCTGCCGGACTCGATAGCCCTACCGACTTAGACTCATACAAATTACTTCGATCTCCGACGCTGCGATCCGATCTAGCCTTTTTGGATATGCTAAACGAGGTAGCCCATCGCTGGCCTGGAATAGACACATCAAAGATTTTCTTAATGGGTTATTCAGGCGGTGCTCAGTTTGCACATCGGTTCCTCTACCTCTACCCTGAAAGGCTAGCAGCCGTGAGTATTGGAGCGCCGGGAACCGTGACCATGCTGGACCATTCAGCTTCCTGGCCGACGGGCATAGCAGACGCGGAAGAGCTTTTCGGGATACGTGTCGACAAGAATTTGATCAAACAAGTTAAAATCCAACTTGTTGTAGGCGATGCTGATGTTGAAGTCCATGGAGGGGCTGAATTTTGGACGTGGCTACAAAAGTtcaaggctgcagcaggcaCTGACTTATTAAGCAGCGCACAGCCAGAGGCGGCTTTGAACAAATTCCCAAATAAAGATATTGTTCAAAATAGGCTGGGAACTTTGAAGAAATTGCAAGCATTATGGAGGGAAGACGGCATAGATGCGCAGCTGGACATTGTGGAAGGGGCGAAGCATGAGAGCCTGAAATGTCAACCCTATTCTCTAAACTTCTTGCAGTTGCTGATTAGAGAACGATAA
- a CDS encoding putative NRPS-like protein biosynthetic cluster (antiSMASH:Cluster_4.7~SMCOG1002:AMP-dependent synthetase and ligase), whose product MASCTNTLVFPSDYERNGSPAIISPSAGSTSIKDAISYAQLAIMTRSLQRDLARIGITKDSRIALVLPNGLEFAVILLAIIRQRGIAAPLNPQYTQSEFRDIFSQMKLDLVVMLPEARGPGDSSYMTDPAFLAAQQLGLHVALCYKKSVLQDGDGQVLELALRPHEITNNHCAPVAVDTGAAIFSRDEVLPEDKVVMLSTSGTTGAPKLVLLSHTNLLTAMRIIIANHQLSSSDRTMIITPLYHIIGLCGSLLATLFSGGCAVIPYSLPGAFWQRCADYGITWFHAVPTLHQLLLNFSRPGGRVSPHLRFIRSGGSEISPDLYERLVALGPPLLEVYGMTETAPAIFCNRWKEGNMRRRSHFPIPDAVDVMILPSTALGQGSDGEDALINTLTKAPGIVGEVCVLGQNVMEGYVENPQANGEAFLPNGYFRTGDLGNIEPGGYLKLVGRKKEVINKGGEKIGPAEIEHVALSHELVSGAACFRIADNMYGDEIGLAVSLMSHKAGSPLVASELKHHIGQHLTQFKVPREIVFVDIIPYNPTGKPMRTQLSQQFAKGLL is encoded by the exons ATGGCATCTTGTACAAACACCCTGGTCTTTCCAAGCGACTATGAACGCAACGGCTCACCCGCGATTATCTCCCCTTCTGCTGGATCTACATCGATCAAAGATGCAATCTCATATGCCCAGTTGGCGATTATGACACGTTCTCTGCAGCGCGATCTTGCTCGTATTGGCATTACAAAAGACAGCAGAATTGCACTTGTATTGCCGAACGGATTAGAATTTGCAGTTATACTTCTTGCAATCATACGCCAGCGTGGTATTGCGGCCCCACTGAACCCACAGTACACGCAAAGCGAGTTCCGGGATATCTTCTCCCAGATGAAACTCgatttggtggtgatgctacCGGAAGCTCGGGGTCCAGGTGATAGCTCATATATGACCGATCCAGCTTTCCTAGCAGCACAGCAGTTGGGATTGCACGTAGCATTGTGCTACAAAAAGAGTGTGCTACAAGACGGAGATGGGCAGGTTCTGGAGCTCGCCCTGAGGCCTCATGAAATCACCAATAACCACTGCGCACCTGTCGCTGTTGATACTGGGGCCGCAATCTTCTCGAGAGATGAGGTGCTGCCTGAAGACAAAGTTGTCATGCTCTCGACAAGCGGGACCACAGGTGCACCCAAGTTGGTCCTCCTCAGTCACACTAATCTTCTCACTGCTATGCGCATTATTATTGCCAACCATCAGCTCTCGTCCAGTGATAGAACCATGATAATTACGCCGCTGTATCATATCATTGGTCTCTGTGGCTCCTTACTTGCTACGCTGTTCTCGGGAGGCTGCGCCGTTATTCCATATTCGCTCCCGGGCGCTTTCTGGCAGCGATGTGCTGATTACGGCATCACATGGTTTCATGCCGTACCGACTCTTCATCAACTGCTCCTAAACTTCTCGCGACCTGGCGGCCGTGTCTCCCCACACCTGAGGTTTATCAGAAGTGGAGGTAGCGAGATCTCTCCGGATTTATATGAGCGCTTGGTCGCGTTGGGCCCGCCTTTGCTGGAAGTTTACGGCATGACTGAGACGGCTCCCGCAATATTCTGCAACCGTTGGAAAGAGGGCAATATGAGACGCAGAAGCCATTTTCCCATTCCTGATGCCGTAGATGTGATGATTCTGCCATCTACTGCACTGGGACAAGGGAGCGACGGTGAGGATGCCTTGATTAATACACTAACTAAAGCCCCTGGTATTGTAGGGGAGGTTTGTGTGCTTGGTCAAAATGTTATGGAAGGATATGTGGAAAACCCTCAGGCCAATGGTGAGGCTTTTCTTCCCAACGGATACTTTCGCACCGGCGATCTTGGCAACATTGAGCCCGGCGGCTACCTAAAGTTGGTggggagaaagaaagaggtCATCAATAAAGGCGGAGAGAAAATTGGTCCTGCCGAGATTGAGCACGTAGCTTTGTCTCACGAGCTGGTTTCAGGGGCCGCGTGCTTTCGGATTGCTGACAATATGTACGGCGATGAGATTG GACTTGCCGTATCTTTGATGTCACACAAGGCGGGAAGTCCGCTGGTTGCGTCGGAATTAAAGCACCACATTGGTCAACATTTAACACAATTCAAAGTTCCTCGAGAG ATTGTATTCGTTGACATTATCCCATATAACCCAACGGGGAAGCCGATGAGAACTCAACTATCCCAACAGTTTGCCAAAGGGCTGCTCTAA
- a CDS encoding uncharacterized protein (antiSMASH:Cluster_4.7~EggNog:ENOG41): MVSNATVGAGLEPLCRIITPIGMLGYGFNEAEIKDALESSVQSGIPTAIILDSGSTDSGPAKLALGTMTCPRASYERDLRKLIAIITKYRFPVLIGSGGGDGSDAHVKELVNIVEEILASSDNNSTQLKVIAIYSDIDSDLVLERLEAGAISGCGPCVPTLTVEDVKASKTIVGQMGPEPYIRAMTTHPDFDIIIGGRSYDPAPYVAFSAYHAFDQRYSQVLALDRHILGGFTHMGKIMECGGLCATPKSPSCQATVYRDGTFDVKPLMPGAVCTPTTVAAHTLYEKSRPDQLHGPGGYIDLSASTYSTLSDNCSVRVSGTTFHSSKESGDSYTVKLESAKVIGYRTIFIGSFIDPILISQLQSLLHRVKAYVTQQHSHTSEKWELGFHTYGYDETNKTAHMGNVFVVAEALAETQATATSIASTARVGCIHGPYEGQKATSGNFGFGLGGKGEIETGPCAEFSIYHLMELKEAEEDAVEIDQLNKAAKKSLFSFEALLIGKGDRLQRCSPRLHNDLASSLGDLFPKLTIGAGTSNTAEVPFILPQTVGEAAKVIRSKNAGPYEITFDIIFNDTKTYDHVKNTGILRTELIAKIYNLCVDDIVYCGFFDQALAFKATIPRMRSGKPVASGGFMEDDVHGSQKYLPLMSLKLDTI; encoded by the exons ATGGTATCCAACGCCACTGTCGGTGCTGGGCTTGAGCCCCTTTGCCGCATCATTACTCCCATTGGCATGCTAGGGTACGGCTTCAACGAAGCTGAAATTAAAGATGCACTGGAATCTTCAGTTCAAAGCGGCATACCAACCGCGATTATCTTGGATTCTGGCTCTACTGACTCTGGGCCTGCCAAATTGGCGCTTGGAACTATGACTTGTCCCCGTGCATCTTACGAAAGAGATTTGCGAAAGCTTATCGCCATTATAACAAAATATCGCTTTCCTGTGCTCATTGGATCAGGAGGAGGGGATGGGAGTGATGCCCACGTCAAAGAACTGGTGAATATCGTCGAAGAAATATTAGCGTCGTCCGATAACAA CTCTACTCAATTAAAAGTCATAGCAATATATAGTGACATCGACAGCGACCTTGTCTTGGAGCGCCTTGAAGCGGGAGCAATCTCCGGCTGCGGTCCCTGTGTGCCTACTTTGACGGTTGAAGATGTAAAGGCCTCGAAGACTATTGTTGGGCAAATGGGCCCAGAGCCGTATATACGAGCCATGACTACTCATCCGGATTTCGACATCATTATCGGCGGCCGATCTTACGACCCGGCGCCGTACGTTGCTTTCAGCGCCTATCACGCATTTGATCAACGCTACAGTCAAGTGCTTGCTCTGGATAGGCACATACTGGGAGGATTCACTCATATGGGCAAGATAATGGAATGCGGTGGCCTATGTGCCACGCCAAAAAGCCCTTCATGCCAGGCGACCGTCTACCGAGATGGCACCTTTGACGTGAAACCCCTTATGCCCGGCGCTGTCTGCACTCCTACTACAGTCGCAGCACACACACTATATGAAAAGTCTCGCCCCGATCAACTTCATGGGCCTGGCGGATACATTGACCTGTCCGCTTCCACGTATTCGACGCTATCCGATAATTGCTCAGTGAGAGTCAGTGGAACTACCTTTCACTCGTCAAAAGAAAGCGGCGACTCTTACACGGTGAAATTGGAAAGTGCCAAGGTTATTGGATATCGCACCATCTTTATTGGCTCTTTCATAGATCCTATTCTTATTTCGCAGCTCCAGTCACTTTTACATAGAGTGAAGGCGTATGTGACTCAGCAACATTCCCACACCTCAGAAAAATGGGAGCTGGGATTCCATACGTACGGATACGACGAGACAAACAAAACCGCTCATATGGGCAATGTTTTCGTAGTTGCCGAAGCACTCGCTGAGACACAGGCAACAGCTACCAGTATTGCTTCCACTGCGAGGGTAGGATGCATTCATGGGCCGTATGAAGGTCAGAAAGCAACAAGCGGCAACTTTGGTTTTGGGTTGGGGGGTAAGGGAGAGATTGAGACAGGGCCATGTGCAGAATTCTCCATTTACCATTTAATGGAATTGaaggaagccgaagaagacgctgTTGAGATTGACCAACTGAATaaggcagcaaagaaaagtcTATTCTCTTTTGAGGCTTTGCTTATCGGGAAAGGAGATCGTCTCCAGCGCTGCTCTCCACGGCTACATAATGACCTTGCTTCAAGCCTTGGAGATTTATTTCCGAAACTTACCATAGGCGCTGGGACTTCAAACACAGCTGAGGTTCCTTTCATCCTTCCCCAGACAGTCGgcgaagcagcaaaagtcaTAAGGTCCAAAAACGCGGGCCCATACGAAATTACATTTGACATCATCTTTAACGATACAAAGACCTACGATCATGTGAAAAACACCGGTATCCTCAGAACCGAATTAATTGCGAAGATATACAACCTCTGTGTTGACGATATCGTGTATTGCGGGTTTTTCGACCAAGCTCTGGCATTCAAGGCTACAATTCCACGCATGCGCAGCGGAAAACCCGTTGCATCGGGCGGCTTCATGGAAGATGACGTTCATGGATCACAAAAATATCTGCCTCTTATGAGCTTGAAACTAGATACTATTTGA
- a CDS encoding uncharacterized protein (antiSMASH:Cluster_4.7~EggNog:ENOG41), with the protein MTNWRLFSTSDMANWLDHGTVMSLKSFTWASVNAWAGQGVGRNNKFYYYAPMVHCATGAMAIGVGVSDTITGPYVDALGHPLLENNEIDPTVHIDDDGNPDLWYA; encoded by the coding sequence ATGACAAACTGGCGGCTATTTTCGACTTCTGATATGGCGAACTGGCTGGACCACGGCACAGTTATGAGTCTCAAAAGCTTTACTTGGGCTAGTGTCAATGCCTGGGCCGGCCAAGGTGTCGGCCGAAATAATAAGTTCTACTACTATGCTCCAATGGTTCACTGCGCGACAGGGGCTATGGCTATTGGCGTTGGCGTAAGCGACACAATTACTGGTCCATACGTCGATGCGCTTGGTCATCCCCTGCTAGAAAACAACGAAATTGACCCTACAGTCCAtatcgatgatgatggtaaCCCAGATCTATGGTATGCGTAG
- a CDS encoding uncharacterized protein (antiSMASH:Cluster_4.7~EggNog:ENOG41) yields MYLAKFLAVGRDIQPHERTLARNKIKEVYETFLAWSKEELDEPFRTARMIRLLSRHAEDKVSSEYFTNDSGDPSATVVDDSLRIARKIRERTAATPAIADDTEGQPRLPRPDTLSSDWNDWLPNTYDDLFAFLASPSNNYFDEQWI; encoded by the exons ATGTATTTGGCGAAATTTCTCGCTGTTGGCCGTGATATTCAGCCTCATGAGCGAACCTTGGCCCGCAACAAGATAAAAGAAGTGTACGAGACCTTTTTGGCCTggtcaaaagaagaattagACGAGCCCTTTCGAACTGCAAGGATGATCCGACTGTTATCTCGGCATGCAGAGGACAAGGTCTCGTCAGAATACTTTACGAACGATAGCGGAGATCCAAGTGCTACCGTAGTTGACGATAGCCTAAGAATTGCGAGGAAAATACGTGAGCGCACAGCTGCCACTCCCGCGATTGCTG ATGACACAGAAGGCCAGCCAAGGCTTCCCCGACCCGACACTCTATCATCCGATTGGAATGACTGGCTTCCGAATACATATGACGACCTTTTTGCGTTTCTAGCCTCACCTTCAAATAATTACTTTGACGAGCAATGGATATAG
- a CDS encoding uncharacterized protein (antiSMASH:Cluster_4.7~EggNog:ENOG41) yields the protein MDSVTPHPPPPDIIKGSLASGEGILCLGLPRSGTLSIVTALRQLGFTYAHHGAEQVFNSANWAASIRASQACFPVWQGASKRESPPFTKADWDAFLGHYQVVSDFAGFYGEHISRVYPGAKVILVQRPFDSWYPSFDAAILQALFQPVRAFLFQRIIAPITGITAFAAHPYIVFGSFNARNVRETRNNARAVYEEHYTTIRKIVPPENLLEFNLEDGWAPLCAFLDKEVPDIPFPYVNDRNVILDMVNTLCFKLTIKSVWIVLKRLSPVLGIILGYWLARQDITAFKTVLLIKDSLPYF from the coding sequence ATGGATTCGGTAACGCCACATCCGCCTCCTCCCGACATTATCAAAGGTAGCCTCGCTTCGGGTGAAGGAATCCTGTGTCTTGGCCTCCCCAGAAGCGGCACTTTATCTATTGTCACTGCACTTCGGCAGCTGGGCTTCACATATGCCCATCACGGCGCGGAACAAGTTTTCAACTCTGCAAACTGGGCAGCCTCTATACGTGCCTCACAGGCTTGCTTTCCTGTATGGCAAGGGGCTAGCAAACGTGAATCTCCGCCTTTTACCAAAGCCGACTGGGACGCATTTTTAGGACATTACCAAGTCGTCAGTGATTTTGCTGGCTTCTACGGAGAACATATATCAAGAGTGTACCCAGGGGCTAAGGTTATTCTTGTTCAGCGCCCATTTGACTCTTGGTATCCTTCTTTCGACGCGGCGATTCTGCAGGCGCTCTTTCAGCCAGTTCGtgcgtttctttttcagcgAATCATCGCGCCTATCACAGGAATCACTGCTTTCGCGGCGCATCCTTATATCGTGTTTGGAAGCTTTAATGCGCGCAATGTACGGGAGACGAGAAACAACGCTCGAGCGGTATACGAAGAACACTACACCACCATAAGAAAGATTGTTCCGCCGGAGAATTTACTCGAGTTTAATCTTGAAGATGGTTGGGCTCCCCTGTGCGCCTTTCTTGATAAAGAGGTTCCCGACATTCCATTTCCATACGTAAATGATCGAAACGTTATTTTGGATATGGTCAACACGCTGTGTTTTAAGCTTACTATCAAATCTGTATGGATTGTCCTAAAGCGCCTATCTCCCGTCCTAGGTATAATTCTTGGGTACTGGCTCGCACGCCAAGATATAACAGCGTTCAAAACAGTTCTCTTAATTAAGGACAGCTTACCTTATTTTTAG
- a CDS encoding uncharacterized protein (antiSMASH:Cluster_4.7~EggNog:ENOG41): MASYDGPYQGTEMFKSFTKTWHTKPYPEILPSRPELSASGKIVFITGGGSGIGKATAIAFAEAGARVIAIFGRRIERLQLAAEEISRANPKGTTTVVVESADVSQRHALEAAFTSAINKAGGGKIDIFVSNAGFLKPRAPLANYGEKETRESIEGNIIGSFNAIQAMVPLLAPKAKVLNISSGIAHINPLPGFWPYAAFKLAIVKMFDFLQVEHPDLSVFNVQPGVVATDINEISGIPGQDEVALPGCFHVWLVSPEAEFLKGKFVWVNWDVNELKAHSKEIEGSMLLKVVLNGVPM; the protein is encoded by the exons ATGGCTAGCTACGATGGACCTTATCAAGGCACCGAGATGTTCAAATCCTTCACCAAGACTTGGCATACCAAGCCATACCCCGAAATCCTGCCTTCTCGGCCCGAGCTTAGTGCTTCTGGAAAGATTGTCTTCATTACGGGCGGTGGTAGCGGTATTGGTAAAGCCACTGCTATCGCCTTCGCGGAGGCCGGTGCCAGAGTCATCGCCATTTTCGGGCGTCGAATTGAGAGACTGCAgttggctgctgaagagatCTCTAGGGCCAACCCCAAAGGAACCACTACCGTGGTTGTTGAGAGTGCCGATGTTAGCCAGCGTCACGCTTTAGAGGCAGCCTTCACCAGTGCCATCAAcaaggctggcggcggcaagatTGACATCTTTGTCAGTAACGCTGGCTTCCTCAAGCCACGCGCCCCTCTCGCGAACTACGGCGAGAAAGAAACGCGCGAGAGTATCGAGGGAAACATAATTGGTTCGTTCAACGCGATCCAGGCAATGGTGCCCTTGTTGGCGCCCAAAGCCAAAGTTTTGAATATCTCCTCGGGAATCGCGCACATCAATCCGCTTCCCGGCTTTTGGCCATATGCAGCCTTCAAACTCGCAATCGTCAAGATGTTCGATTTCCTGCAGGTTGAACATCCAGACCTTAGTGTTTTTAACGTTCAGCCTGGCGTTGTTGCCACTGATATCAATGAAATATCCGGAATTCCAGGCCAAGATGAAG TTGCACTTCCTGGCTGTTTCCACGTTTGGCTTGTATCCCCTGAAGCCGAGTTTCTGAAAGGAAAGTTTGTATGGGTCAATTGGGATGTGAATGAACTGAAAGCTCATtccaaggagattgaaggaTCAATGCTATTGAAAGTGGTATTGAACGGCGTTCCAATGTGA